Proteins co-encoded in one Papaver somniferum cultivar HN1 chromosome 5, ASM357369v1, whole genome shotgun sequence genomic window:
- the LOC113278021 gene encoding high mobility group B protein 7-like isoform X3: protein MANLLRNRKRVFPLCRAPDGSAFQKCDLCGVSVAIAIYDMHECKLKQGTKGGKTRNKKCESFSKDYDQRKTVKCEDDGNNQKIDDGGKGFSDQPRSAFCFFMESLQKSDFLDVDGKVFEKWKCMSLKERSPFVLEAEKVNSAHENILLKEVQVEPLMDDEADSAMVNRYNMVCDTGEDDDFWGPGEMYRLHRGYSCSWINDSTVDLVLSQ from the exons ATGGCGAATCTACTTAGAAATCGAAAGAGGGTTTTTCCTCTATGTCGTGCTCCTGATGGAAGTGCCTTTCAAAAATG tgaTTTGTGTGGGGTTTCAGTTGCAATTGCCATTTATGATATGCATGAATGTAAGCTAAAACAAGGAACAAAAGGAGGAAAGACGAGAAACAAAAAATGTGAATCATTTAGTAAGGATTATGATCAAAGAAAGACTGTGAAGTGtgaagatgatggaaataatcaAAAAATTGATGATGGTGGAAAGGGTTTTTCTGACCAACCAAGATCAGCTTTTTGCTTTTTCAT ggAGAGTTTACAAAAGAGTGATTTTTTGGATGTTGATGGAAAAGTGTTTGAGAAATGGAAGTGTATGTCACTTAAG GAAAGAAGCCCTTTTGTCCTGGAAGCTGAAAAGGTGAATTCAGCTCATGAGAATATCTTACTTAAAGAGGTCCAGGTTGAACCACTG aTGGATGATGAGGCAGATTCAGCAATGGTCAATCGATACAATATGGTTTGT GACACTGGTGAGGACGATGATTTCTGGGGGCCTGGTGAGATGTACCGTCTTCATAGG GGATACTCGTGTTCGTGGATTAATGATTCAACTGTTGATCTCGTGCTGAGTCAGTGA
- the LOC113278021 gene encoding uncharacterized protein LOC113278021 isoform X1 — protein sequence MEVPFKNGFFLQTPITANCLFLLLMVFVLFSFYFCSDLCGVSVAIAIYDMHECKLKQGTKGGKTRNKKCESFSKDYDQRKTVKCEDDGNNQKIDDGGKGFSDQPRSAFCFFMESLQKSDFLDVDGKVFEKWKCMSLKERSPFVLEAEKVNSAHENILLKEVQVEPLMDDEADSAMVNRYNMVCDTGEDDDFWGPGEMYRLHRGYSCSWINDSTVDLVLSQ from the exons ATGGAAGTGCCTTTCAAAAATGGTTTCTTCCTACAAACCCCCATTACTGCTAACTGTTTATTTCTTCTTTTGatggtttttgttttgttttctttttatttttgtagtgaTTTGTGTGGGGTTTCAGTTGCAATTGCCATTTATGATATGCATGAATGTAAGCTAAAACAAGGAACAAAAGGAGGAAAGACGAGAAACAAAAAATGTGAATCATTTAGTAAGGATTATGATCAAAGAAAGACTGTGAAGTGtgaagatgatggaaataatcaAAAAATTGATGATGGTGGAAAGGGTTTTTCTGACCAACCAAGATCAGCTTTTTGCTTTTTCAT ggAGAGTTTACAAAAGAGTGATTTTTTGGATGTTGATGGAAAAGTGTTTGAGAAATGGAAGTGTATGTCACTTAAG GAAAGAAGCCCTTTTGTCCTGGAAGCTGAAAAGGTGAATTCAGCTCATGAGAATATCTTACTTAAAGAGGTCCAGGTTGAACCACTG aTGGATGATGAGGCAGATTCAGCAATGGTCAATCGATACAATATGGTTTGT GACACTGGTGAGGACGATGATTTCTGGGGGCCTGGTGAGATGTACCGTCTTCATAGG GGATACTCGTGTTCGTGGATTAATGATTCAACTGTTGATCTCGTGCTGAGTCAGTGA
- the LOC113278021 gene encoding uncharacterized protein LOC113278021 isoform X2 — protein MEVPFKNGFFLQTPITANCLFLLLMVFVLFSFYFCSDLCGVSVAIAIYDMHECKLKQGTKGGKTRNKKCESFSKDYDQRKTVKCEDDGNNQKIDDGGKGFSDQPRSAFCFFMESLQKSDFLDVDGKVFEKWKCMSLKERSPFVLEAEKVNSAHENILLKEVQVEPLMDDEADSAMVNRYNMDTGEDDDFWGPGEMYRLHRGYSCSWINDSTVDLVLSQ, from the exons ATGGAAGTGCCTTTCAAAAATGGTTTCTTCCTACAAACCCCCATTACTGCTAACTGTTTATTTCTTCTTTTGatggtttttgttttgttttctttttatttttgtagtgaTTTGTGTGGGGTTTCAGTTGCAATTGCCATTTATGATATGCATGAATGTAAGCTAAAACAAGGAACAAAAGGAGGAAAGACGAGAAACAAAAAATGTGAATCATTTAGTAAGGATTATGATCAAAGAAAGACTGTGAAGTGtgaagatgatggaaataatcaAAAAATTGATGATGGTGGAAAGGGTTTTTCTGACCAACCAAGATCAGCTTTTTGCTTTTTCAT ggAGAGTTTACAAAAGAGTGATTTTTTGGATGTTGATGGAAAAGTGTTTGAGAAATGGAAGTGTATGTCACTTAAG GAAAGAAGCCCTTTTGTCCTGGAAGCTGAAAAGGTGAATTCAGCTCATGAGAATATCTTACTTAAAGAGGTCCAGGTTGAACCACTG aTGGATGATGAGGCAGATTCAGCAATGGTCAATCGATACAATATG GACACTGGTGAGGACGATGATTTCTGGGGGCCTGGTGAGATGTACCGTCTTCATAGG GGATACTCGTGTTCGTGGATTAATGATTCAACTGTTGATCTCGTGCTGAGTCAGTGA